From the genome of Bacteroidota bacterium:
GATCTCCAAAAAAAGCAGCGGGAAACTGCAGCGCTGTATGCTCGATCTCTTGAGTATATTGCCAACAGCAATCCCACCAGCGGGACAGATTATACGTTCATCTTTGATGAAATTATCGGTGCTATAGATTTTCCTGTCATTCTCACCAACGGTGATGACAGCGAAATTAGTACAACAAAAAATATTACCATCGATTCCACTTTCTCCATAGCAAAACGGAAAACAATTTTGTTTGAGATGATCAGGTCGTTGGACGAAGAGAATAAGCCGATTCTTGTGACGTATCAAGATTCACTGATACTACAGAAAGTCCATTACGGTGAATCGAACCTCGTAACGCAATTGCGATGGTTGCCATTTATTGAGTTGTCCATCGCCACATTGTTCATCCTCGTCGGATATATCGGATTCAGCTACATTAAACGGAACGAACAAAGCAACATTTGGGTCGGAATGGCCCGTGAAACAGCGCATCAGCTTGGAACTCCGTTAACGAGCATGATGGGATGGATTGAACTCTTGAAACATCAATCCGAAGCGAGTCCGAAAATTCTGGAAACAGTTTCGGAATTTGAGCATGATGCTCGTCGGTTAACGAAAGTAGCTGATCGATTTTCAAAAATTGGTTCAAAACCGGACTTGAAAAATGAAAATGTGACGGAATTAATTCAACGAACGATCCAATATTTTGAAAAGCGCATTCCGCAAATGGGGAAAAAAGTCGATATTTCTATTAACGCTAATGAAGGATTCACTGCACGTGTGAACAACGAACTGTTTGAATGGGTGATTGAGAACCTGATCAAAAATGCCCTGGATGCGATGGAAGATGGAAAAGGTTCGATATCATTCTCCCTTTCGAAAGTCAGAAATAAAACGATTATTGATGTGAAGGACACCGGAAAAGGAATCGATCCGTCATATCATAAAGATATTTTCCGTCCGGGTTTCAGCACAAAAAAACGAGGATGGGGATTAGGACTTTCACTTTCAAAACGAATTATTGAAACATATCACCGCGGTAAACTGAGCGTCTTAAAAAGCGCAGTCGGAGAAGGAACAACGTTTAGAATAGTGTTAAAATCGTAAAAAGTTATTACTGCAACGCTTCGACCTACATTGTTTGTTTCGGTTGAAACACTCTCCAACCGATCAATGCTCCTAAAAACGAAAAGAGCGTATTGGGAATAATATAAATGAAGATTGCGAGGAACGAGCCAATAATATTCGGCTCGGCATTCTTTGCATCTTCTACCATTGGATAAATTTCCGGTGGAAGATCTATTTGCATCCTCTCCGCCAATCGCATCATCATATCAATGGCAATGTCTCCGAAGATCAACGTTACAACATACTGTATCAACACAGCAGCGATGGACGAAATTACACCGGCATAAATTCCCAGTTGAGTGCAATCTTCCCTGGTCATTTGCTCCATGTCCGGAGTAATATCTTTTTGATAGAGCATTACAGCAAGAAATCCGCCAAGCATTACACCTGCGCAGCACAAACAATTCAAAAAATTCAGTCCGGGCACCGCCCACACTGTGGCGATCAATAAACCGCCATAGAGCGAGGGTATCAGTTTATCTGGTTTCAGATTCATATACTTTTACTCTTTTCAAAAAAGTGTGAATAACATCTGTGAGCGTCTGGTGCAATAATAAAGCCAGGCCAATTCCAAAAAACGACCCCGTTCCGATGCGTGAAAATGTCGTCGACGTATATACATTCAGCAGCGACAACATACCATCTACAAACATAGGGAGTGAGACAATGAGCAACAAAATGACCGGTTGATAATTTTTTGAACGTAATGGAATTGAAAAACGAAGAACGATCAAAGCCGATAAAAATCCGATATAGATGGAAGTGCAGCGGATGCAAACAGCGAATGGTTCGTCATTGACATGAAATGAACGGGAATCAAACTGGTGACATACCGTGGAATATATCGAGTATAAAAGATTCGATATGATTGATCCCGATGTGAGAGGGGCAAGGACGATACCGAGACACCATAAGGAAGCAAGACCAATCACCAAATTCAGTTCTTTTTTCATTCTGCATCAATACTATAGCAAATTTGATAAAGAAGCAACCTGATTACCTCGATATGCTCTTAGAACTAATTAACAAAATTCTGATTGCTTCCGTGGATTCCACTTCGTACTATTGGGCAACACAAATACGGAGCCAATATGAAACCTGCTTTTCTCTTCATTGTCGCACTTCTCAGTTCTAACCTTCTCTTCTCACAAACTGTTCCTGATCTCATTTCCGAAGCCGACAATTATTCAATCGTTTCATTTGAAAATCAAAAAGCGTTTGACAAGTTGTTGCAAGCGGAAAAAATGGAACCGAATAATTATGGTGTACTCTGGCGCATCAGCAGAAGTTATGTAGACATTGGCGAACACCTTCCGAACAAGACAGACGCTGATAAAGAAAAACAATTAGAGTATTATCAAAAGGCATTTGATTATGCCGATAAGGCTATTAAAGCAAGTCCGGATTCTGCAAACGGATATGTACGAAGAGCGATCGCAAACGGAAGAGTTGCCCTGTTTAAAGGAGTATGGAGCGCAATTGATTTTGTGAAACAGGTAAAAGCCGATTGTGAAAAAGCAATTTCTCTTGACCCGAACAATGCAACGGCATATTACGTACTCGGAAGAACACATATGAAGCTTTGTGAAAAATCAAAAATGATCCGTTGGCCGCTCGGTCTCGGCTGGGCAAATATGGAAGAGTCGTTGAAGTATTTTGATAAATCAATTGCACTGAGACCTTCATTCATCTTATATCGATTGGATGCCGCACGCGCTTACAATGAAGAAGATAATACAGCAAAGGCGAAAGAACTTCTTATCTCCATCGCCGCCATTTCCAAGCAAGATGAGGATGATGATCAATACAAAAAGGAAGCGAAAGAACTTTTAGAAAAGCTTAGCAGATAACAGACAGTAAAGTCCGTTAAAAAAGAAATTTCATCCCGGATAAAAATATTCTGTTTGCTTTTCAAAATTGGGATTGACATATTCTTAACCACAAATTATTCATTTAAGGAGGTTTACGTGAAATACTTATTGACCGTTGTTATGGTTTTCACTGTTTCCACTGCGGTGCTTGCAGGGGGATTTCAACTAAATGAGCATGGGGCTAGGGCAATGGCACAAGGTGGGGCGTGGGCTGCACGTGCCTATGATGGATCTGCTATATTCTTTAATCCGGCAGGACTTGGATTTCAATCCGGTAGTTCGGTGTATCTTGGATCGACCATCATTATGCCAACATCAAAATTTTTCGGTCCGTTGCCAAGCGTAAAAGAAACCAAAATGGTCGATCAAGTTTTTCCACCAATCAATCTCTATGGAACATATGCATTAAATGAAAACTTAGTACTGGGTATTGGTGTAAACAATCCTTTTGGACTAGGAACCGAATGGCCGGAGAATTGGGTCGGAAATCAACTCTCCGTAAAAGTTGATCTCCAATCATTTTTTATTACTCCAACATTAGCCTATAAAATAAGCGATCAACTTTCGCTGGGTGGCGGGTTTAATGTGGTGACAGGAGCTGTTACGTTAAGCAGATACTATATTCCTGGGGTGAAAGTAGCATTGGATTTAAGTGCAATGGGATATGGATTTAATCTTGGTGCACTATACAAATTTACTCCCGAACTATCTCTCGGCATATCGTATCGCAGTTCGGTAAAACTTGATGCTACCGGTACAGCACAATTTACACCTGACATTCCAGGCTCCACTCCATCGGGCGATGCATCCGCTGCTCTTGAACTTCCTTCAACCGCATTTGTTGGTGTAGCATATAAAGTGATGGAGAATTTTGAAGTTGAGGCAGACTATCAATATGTTGGATGGTCTACCTATAAAGAATTATTGATAGAATTTAAAAAAGACCCTTCAAAAAACAGTCGTAATCCGAAAGATTATGAAAACACATATATTATTCGTGTCGGTGGAGAGTATACCATGGATGAGTTCCAATTTCGGGCAGGATATTTGTTTGACAATTCACCGGTAACAACAAAACATGTCGATCCATTGTTACCTGATGCCAATCGAAACGGATTTAATGTCGGTCTAGGGTATAAGATCAATGAAAATATGCATGTCGATGTATCGTATCTCTCCCTGCAGTTCGACCAGATTAAAGCAATCGGAACGGACTTTGATAATAATGGAAATCCAGGACAAACATACGGAGATTTTGATGGTACCTATAATGCCAATGCAAATCTTTTTGGTTTCAATTTTGGATATACCTTTTAATATTTTTCAACTTAATCTATAAGGAGAACCGCAATGAAGATGTATCAAAAAGGATTGATTCTTGGCATCATGGCTCTGCTCGTGGTCGGATGTAAAGAAGATGATGCACCGGTTGAAGCAAAAGCAAAAGCCGATGTCAAAAAGTACGTATCCATCGGGAACAGTTTGACCGCTGGATATCAATCGGGTGGATTATATAGATCTGCGCAGGTCAATGGATATCCGAATTTGATCGCAAAACAATTGGTTGCGGCCAGTGCAACAATTGGTACATTTGAAATTCCATATTGGGAAGATCCAGGTTCATACGGCGCCGATGGAAAATCATCACGTTTAGTATTGAAAAGCCTCACTGGACCTGTCATTGTCACGGAAGGTTTAGCTCCGGGAACAGCGTCAAATTTGAACCTAGCACGACCTTATGATAATTTAGGAATTCCTGGTTCGATCGTTTATGATTTTCTCGATACGACAAACTTCATATCTAAGAGCACTGCGCGAGCAAACCCATTCTTTGGACATGTTCTACGCAGCAGTTCATTTGGTGCAAGTATCTTAAAACAGGCAAAAGCATTAAATCCTGACCTTGTCTCCTTCTGGCTTGGAAACAATGACGTTCTCGGTTATGCAACAAGTGGCGGAACCGCAAAAAGTGCATTTACCGGAACAGCTGTTCCAACACCAGCAGCTATGTTTACTTCATTCTACAATGCTGCTCTTGATTCATTGCGTGCAAACCTTCCCAATGCAAAACTGGTTGTTGGAAATATTCCTGATGTAAAAGCCGTTCCCTATTTCACCACCATAGGACCCAAAGTAGCAGCGGCATTACCTACCGGGGTTTATGCTCGTTATCAAAAAGGTGGAAATACAGGTGTTGCAATGGATTCTTCACGATTTACAGAAGCAAATGCCCCCTTCTTGACATTAACTGCCAGCACATATGCTCCCTATATAGGTGTTGCAAGCGGAAAATGGTATAAAGACAATAAATATCCGGCATTACCTACGGGAATTGATACGACAAAGCAGTTTGGTGTGCACCCACAAAATCCATTACCGGATGCATTGGTATTGGATGCAGCAGAACAAGTTGTTGCTGCAAATGCGATCGCTTCGTTTAACTCAACAATTGCAGCAGCAGCAACAAAGAATAATGCCGCTCTTGTCGACGTAAACACAATCTTTAATAACATTAAAGCAAATGGGATCACCGTTGGCGGTGTAAAATACACGACTGATTTCATTACCGGACAATTGTTTAGTTTAGACGGTGTGCATCCCTCCTCAAAAGGACAAGGAATTGTAGCCAATGAATACATCAAAGCACTCAATAAAAAATTCGGATTCTCCATTTCCGAAGTTGATGTTGCAGCCCTTCCCGGAATCTCCGTAACACCACTTGCAAAATATGTTCCAAACAGCAAGATGATTATTGGCGATTCGTATCAATCGTGGAAACCGTTCTTGAGCTTGTGGCTGAATTAACAGCTATAGTTTTTAAAACAAAAACTCCCGATCATCGATCGGGAGTTTTTGTTTATAATGCTTTCGTGAAACAAATTAATGTCTTAATCCAGGTGGATGAACACTATCGTGATCATCAATCGGCTCAAGATGTGTGATAATGCGCGCCTTTTGATCAAGAGCGTGTGAAAGCGTATATTCAATATCCGTTGACACGGCGTGGGCATCTTCAAGCATTGTTCCTTTCGGGAACAGTAGGTGAAATTCCATCCAGACAGAAATTCCGCTATCCCGATATCGAAGCTCGTGATAATGTAATCCCCGTTTTGTTGTCTCCTCTTGCAGTATTGCATGAATCTTTTTTTCAAGCTCCGGATTCGCTTCATCCATTAATCCGCCGACAGATTGGCGAACAAGTTTTCCCCCTTCCCACAAAATATTCAATGCTACGGCTATTGCAACCAACGGATCGAATGGTAACCATCCGGTAAATTGTGTCAATAACAGTCCCGCTACAACACCAAAACTTGTCCAGGAATCAGTGAGGACATGTTTACCATTTGCGATCAGAATTAATGAGCTTGATTTCTTTCCGCGCCACACTAAAAATCCGCCGAGACCCAAATTAATGACCGATGCGCCGAAAATGATGTATGTTCCATAGTCAAGATTTTGCAGGACAATGCCGGTGACTAATTTTGAGACCGATTCATAGATGATAAACAGTGCTGCGATGATAATCAGTCCACCTTCAATACCGGCGGAAAAAAAACTGATTTTATCATGTCCATACAGATGACTTTCATCCGCCGGCTGGTAGCTGAGCCACATGCTGTATGCAGCGAATGCCACGGCGATAATGTGCACAACCGACTCTGCCGCATCGGAAAGAATTGCTGCAGATCCGGTAATAAGGTAAGCATACCACTTCCCGACCAGCATCAATACGCCGATGGCGAGGGAGAGACGGATAGCAAACTGTTGTTGTTGTCGTTGAGAATTCATCAATATTATAGTACAAATTATTTGATATTGAAGAAATACAAATTTTGCTCTTTAAAACAGAAAGTCCTGAATTACATTCAGGACTTTCTGTCAATGAAATTGAAATGTGCTTCAGAATTATTTCAGGAGCATCAATTTCCTCACCTGTGATTTTCCATTGGATGTCAGTCGGGCGAAATAGATGCCGCTTGTCAGTCTCTTCGCATCGAATGTTTCAGAATATGATCCTGAAGCTCTCGCGTCATTCACCAGCATTTTCACTTCCCGACCAATCACATCATACACTTTCAACGTTATAAATCCATCGACTTGTATGCTAAATCCGATAGTTGTTGTGGGATTAAATGGATTAGGAAAATTTTGTGCAAGCTCAAATTTCAGCGGTGAGGTGTTAATTACTGCTTCAACTTGCTGTGAATATTCGAATTTTCCGTCACGGTCTATCTGTTTTAAGCGATAAGAATATTTTCCAGCAGATTGGTTTTTATCGATAAAGGTATATTCTTTTGGAGAGTTGATTGTGCCATTGCCTTCAACGAAACCGATGCGGGTCCACTCATCCCCACCCCGCCCTCCCCCTTTTAGAGGGAGGGTTTGGGAGAGGATTCGGCGTTCAATTTCAAATCCATAGTTATTTACTTCAGTTGCCGTTTTCCAGTAGAGTTCAGTCGTTCTTCCCCGAGCAAGTGCAGAAAATGCTATTAACTCTACGGGAAGCGGATCAACACCTTCGTAAGCTCCGATGGAAGGCGTAGTACCAGAGCGTGTCGTTCCATCCAGATCTGTTGATGGAGCACCAGTTGGTGTTCCAGCATGATATGCCGGTGATGATGTGCTTGTAAAATGATAATTCGTTGTGCTTACAAACAGAGGATCGCTTCCGCTAATATTGTTTGTACCTAAGGTCGCTCCATCGGCATCGGTTGTAGCCGTGTTGTTGTAATAGAGATTGTTGGAAAGATTCCCTGAAACAAAGGACCGTATTGCACCGTTATTTGACGTCCCAGCGCTTCCGTTATTCCCTCCCCCGGTAGTTCCCCCAACGGCAGAATTGTTGCAGAAAATATTATTCTTCACCAAGGTACTGCCGCCTGCATCTATCGCACCGGCATTGGCATTACCTCCGTATCCTGCATTTTGACTGTTTGAAGAACCACCAAGACCGCCGGTTGATTTGTTACCATAAAATGTGTTATTCATAATTAATGCCGCACCAGCACTCGACGAATTGATACCACCTCCGTACGAATTTCCGCCCGAAGTGCCATCACCGCTCCACCCTCCACGGAAATCCTTACCTCCTCCACCCAATGCAATATTATGACTAATCACATTATTTCGAATGGTAGCAGTTGTGCTAGATGCTAAATATAATCCACCGCCATAAGCACCGCCGCCTTGAGTTCCGCCAGTTGGCTGATAAAAATCATATCCCCGAACAGTATCTCGCGTAATAATATTGTTTTGAATGATCGGCGACCCATCTTCAATATAAATTCCTCCTCCTTTGCTAAAGTTCGTAAAACTTGAAGTATCTATAGCATATCCGCCGGTAATCGTAAATCCTTGAACGATTGTTGTTGAAGAGTTTGAAATACAATTGAGCACCCTATGTCCGTCACCAGTTGCATCAATAATTGTTGTCGCAGCACCTGCCGACCCGCTCAATGTTACTCCGCTCACCATACTCAGCGGAAAGGTTTCTCCGAGTGTTTTATTATATGTTCCGGCAGCGACACTAATCACATCACCGTTTGCAACAACAGACAATGCTTTGGTGATTGTTTTGAAAGCCGTTCCAGACGACGTTCCGGCATTACCGTCACTTCCCGTCATGGCATTCACGAAATAATTGGTTGCGGTTGATACAGACACCATCAATATTGTTGTTACTGTAACCCACAGCAAACGATACCTCTTTCTCATCGATCCTCCATTGAGCAAAATGATTGATTGTAGTTCATTACTACTTTTTTATATTTCCATTTTTATATACTTCATTCCGTGTTTTTCTGCCTAACGAATCCCACTGAAACCATTTTCCATTTCGCTCGCCATCAGTTACCTCTGATAATTCCTTCATCTGTCCGTTGGAATACCATGCGTAGATCGTTCGATTATTCTTGCGAAAGTCATTGTTTTCAAAGAACGGTTTACTATCCTCATCCCAGGCCCGTTCATACCCTGCAGCGGAGTTTCGTTCAAGACTGAGCTGCCCATTTTCATGAAAGGATTGTTCCATTATTACGGCATTATTTACTCTCATTGATGTTCTAAGAAGTTTTCCGGAAGGATAAAAGGAAATGGTATGAATAATGCTTGTTGTGTCATTTCGCATCACATACGTTTCGTAAAAAAGATTTCCATTCTTAAAGTGCCCAATGGATTTGAACCACTTCCCGTTGTTGTAAACTGTCTCGGTGGTATAATCCCCAAATGAGATGTCCACACTGTGTTGCACAACACTTGTCACTCCAGCAGGAAGCAACGGTTTCTTATCCATTAAATTGCATCCTGCTGTTATCATGATCATCGCTAGTACAATGAGAATCATTCTATTTAACTTCAAGGTATCCTCCTTACGATATTTGTTATTTAAATAATTACGATCGAATTACATTTCATTTGATCTTAATAGATATTGCTGTTTTTTCCTTTATTAGATCCGGCAATAATGACAGTGATTCTTTTTGAATAAACGCGGCTGCCCCTGCTTTCAATGTCGCATCACGTACTCCTTCTTCAACGGAATTAGTCACCATGATCACTTTTGCATCAGGATGATGTTTCTTGATCTCGGAAAGAGCTGTTATACCACTCATCGGTTTCATCATCACATCCATCAACACCCAATCTGGGAGTAACCGATTATAAGAATCGATAGCATCACGCCCGTTGGAACATTCAATGAAAGAACAAAGGATGACTGAAAGAGTATCTTTGATAACTTCCCGAATTCTTTCATTATCATCCACAATCATAATCGTTACAATGCCGCTTGGTTTCATTGATCGAAATTGGATAAAATAGTCCGAATATGATGTAGCGATGAATACTCAATTTTCATGAGTATCAATACTCAGAGGTTGGAGTTCAGAAATGAACATTTTGTTATTGTTTTCAGGAGGTTCTTTTGATTACACGCTACAGGATAATGCTGAAGCGGCGCGGCATCAATTCAAACGAGAAGATGTTTGTTTTCAAGGGCGAATGGAAGGAGGGCATTTGCACCGTGTAGATTGAGCTTAGTACATATATTATTGCGGTGATTCTCCACTGTTCGAATGCTGACAAACAATATATCGGCAATCTCTTTGCTCGATTTTTTTTCTGCGATCAATCGCAAAATCTTCATCTCGGTGGACGTAAGTCTGTGCAAACCATGTTCTTTATTCCCGGTTTTCAACTTATCATGTAATCTAAACAGGTAGTCGGAGATGGAAGCGGTAACATAGAACTTTCCCTGTAGCACATTATGGATACATTGGAGGATATCGTCCGTCACAGATTCTTTCAGAAGGTATCCGTTTGCACCGAGGTCCATCGCTTTTTCAAAGATGTGTTCTTCAGTATGCATCGTCAAAAATACGACCTTAGTTGGAAGTGTTAATTCGCTGATCTTTCTCAACACTTCAAAGCCATTCATTTTGGGCATTTGAATATCAAGTAGTGCAATATCGGGTCTCCGTTCTGTGATGAATTTCAGTGCGGAAATACCATCGCCGCTCTCTCCGACCACATCAAAGTCAGCCTCTGATGAAATAATTTCTATCAGTCCTTTTCGAAAGATCGGATGATCGTCTGCAATGAATATTGTTTTCATAGAAATTGTATCTCTCTTTATACTATTGGGATTGTAATTTTAATGACAGTTCCTTTTTCCGGTGACGATTCAATAGCGTATTGTCCATTAAGAATTTTCACCCGTTCATTTAAACTGCGCATTCCATATCCTTCTTTTTTAATTTTTGGATCAAATCCTTTTCCATCATCTTTAATGATCATCCGGATCGATTGTTCGTCTTTCACAACGATAACCTCAATATTCTTTGCGCCGGAATGTTTTATTGAATTGTTCAGTGTTTCTTGAATGACTCTATAGAGATGAATCTGCTGTTCCTTGGGGAGAAGATCATCAATCTGTTCAATAGTATAAGACAATGTGTTGTCAATAAGCGTTGCTATCCGTTTCAACATAGATTCGACCGCTGAGGTAATTCCAATCTCATCAATCTGAAGTGGATGAAGATTGTAGGTGATCTTCCTGACGTCGTTGATCGATTCCAGTGCACTGTCAGAAATGATCTCAAATTCCTTTTGCATCAATGATCGTTCTTCCTTCTTTAAGCCCATCTTTGCCCGATTTGCGATAATCAACAGATTCTGGCCGAGTCCGTCATGCAATTCGGAAGCGATTCTTTTCCGTTCTGATTCATACACTTCCATCAATTGCTTTGAAAATAACTCCTGTGATTGCGCCTCTTTCCTCAAACGGTTGATCCGCTGCATTACTATTCCATAGCCGATTCCCGAAAAAATGATCAGCGTTATTGTTATAAACCACCATGTTTTCCAGTACGGCGAGAGAATTTCAAATGAATATGCTACCGGAGTAGACCACTCGCCGTTCCTATTCCGAGCACGAACATAGAACGTATATCCACCCGATGGAAGCGTTGTGTATCGAATGGTCCGTTGTTTTGTTGCCGAGTTCCATTCGTTTTCA
Proteins encoded in this window:
- a CDS encoding response regulator transcription factor; its protein translation is MKPSGIVTIMIVDDNERIREVIKDTLSVILCSFIECSNGRDAIDSYNRLLPDWVLMDVMMKPMSGITALSEIKKHHPDAKVIMVTNSVEEGVRDATLKAGAAAFIQKESLSLLPDLIKEKTAISIKIK
- a CDS encoding DUF2085 domain-containing protein; amino-acid sequence: MKKELNLVIGLASLWCLGIVLAPLTSGSIISNLLYSIYSTVCHQFDSRSFHVNDEPFAVCIRCTSIYIGFLSALIVLRFSIPLRSKNYQPVILLLIVSLPMFVDGMLSLLNVYTSTTFSRIGTGSFFGIGLALLLHQTLTDVIHTFLKRVKVYESETR
- a CDS encoding DUF1565 domain-containing protein; the protein is MRKRYRLLWVTVTTILMVSVSTATNYFVNAMTGSDGNAGTSSGTAFKTITKALSVVANGDVISVAAGTYNKTLGETFPLSMVSGVTLSGSAGAATTIIDATGDGHRVLNCISNSSTTIVQGFTITGGYAIDTSSFTNFSKGGGIYIEDGSPIIQNNIITRDTVRGYDFYQPTGGTQGGGAYGGGLYLASSTTATIRNNVISHNIALGGGGKDFRGGWSGDGTSGGNSYGGGINSSSAGAALIMNNTFYGNKSTGGLGGSSNSQNAGYGGNANAGAIDAGGSTLVKNNIFCNNSAVGGTTGGGNNGSAGTSNNGAIRSFVSGNLSNNLYYNNTATTDADGATLGTNNISGSDPLFVSTTNYHFTSTSSPAYHAGTPTGAPSTDLDGTTRSGTTPSIGAYEGVDPLPVELIAFSALARGRTTELYWKTATEVNNYGFEIERRILSQTLPLKGGGRGGDEWTRIGFVEGNGTINSPKEYTFIDKNQSAGKYSYRLKQIDRDGKFEYSQQVEAVINTSPLKFELAQNFPNPFNPTTTIGFSIQVDGFITLKVYDVIGREVKMLVNDARASGSYSETFDAKRLTSGIYFARLTSNGKSQVRKLMLLK
- a CDS encoding cation diffusion facilitator family transporter — translated: MNSQRQQQQFAIRLSLAIGVLMLVGKWYAYLITGSAAILSDAAESVVHIIAVAFAAYSMWLSYQPADESHLYGHDKISFFSAGIEGGLIIIAALFIIYESVSKLVTGIVLQNLDYGTYIIFGASVINLGLGGFLVWRGKKSSSLILIANGKHVLTDSWTSFGVVAGLLLTQFTGWLPFDPLVAIAVALNILWEGGKLVRQSVGGLMDEANPELEKKIHAILQEETTKRGLHYHELRYRDSGISVWMEFHLLFPKGTMLEDAHAVSTDIEYTLSHALDQKARIITHLEPIDDHDSVHPPGLRH
- a CDS encoding HAMP domain-containing sensor histidine kinase codes for the protein MKLNTRSPKSGNIKIALFVAAVCIVIPILLYTHNLVIDLQKKQRETAALYARSLEYIANSNPTSGTDYTFIFDEIIGAIDFPVILTNGDDSEISTTKNITIDSTFSIAKRKTILFEMIRSLDEENKPILVTYQDSLILQKVHYGESNLVTQLRWLPFIELSIATLFILVGYIGFSYIKRNEQSNIWVGMARETAHQLGTPLTSMMGWIELLKHQSEASPKILETVSEFEHDARRLTKVADRFSKIGSKPDLKNENVTELIQRTIQYFEKRIPQMGKKVDISINANEGFTARVNNELFEWVIENLIKNALDAMEDGKGSISFSLSKVRNKTIIDVKDTGKGIDPSYHKDIFRPGFSTKKRGWGLGLSLSKRIIETYHRGKLSVLKSAVGEGTTFRIVLKS
- a CDS encoding outer membrane protein transport protein, which gives rise to MKYLLTVVMVFTVSTAVLAGGFQLNEHGARAMAQGGAWAARAYDGSAIFFNPAGLGFQSGSSVYLGSTIIMPTSKFFGPLPSVKETKMVDQVFPPINLYGTYALNENLVLGIGVNNPFGLGTEWPENWVGNQLSVKVDLQSFFITPTLAYKISDQLSLGGGFNVVTGAVTLSRYYIPGVKVALDLSAMGYGFNLGALYKFTPELSLGISYRSSVKLDATGTAQFTPDIPGSTPSGDASAALELPSTAFVGVAYKVMENFEVEADYQYVGWSTYKELLIEFKKDPSKNSRNPKDYENTYIIRVGGEYTMDEFQFRAGYLFDNSPVTTKHVDPLLPDANRNGFNVGLGYKINENMHVDVSYLSLQFDQIKAIGTDFDNNGNPGQTYGDFDGTYNANANLFGFNFGYTF
- a CDS encoding response regulator transcription factor, producing the protein MKTIFIADDHPIFRKGLIEIISSEADFDVVGESGDGISALKFITERRPDIALLDIQMPKMNGFEVLRKISELTLPTKVVFLTMHTEEHIFEKAMDLGANGYLLKESVTDDILQCIHNVLQGKFYVTASISDYLFRLHDKLKTGNKEHGLHRLTSTEMKILRLIAEKKSSKEIADILFVSIRTVENHRNNICTKLNLHGANALLPFALENKHLLV
- a CDS encoding SGNH/GDSL hydrolase family protein; this encodes MKMYQKGLILGIMALLVVGCKEDDAPVEAKAKADVKKYVSIGNSLTAGYQSGGLYRSAQVNGYPNLIAKQLVAASATIGTFEIPYWEDPGSYGADGKSSRLVLKSLTGPVIVTEGLAPGTASNLNLARPYDNLGIPGSIVYDFLDTTNFISKSTARANPFFGHVLRSSSFGASILKQAKALNPDLVSFWLGNNDVLGYATSGGTAKSAFTGTAVPTPAAMFTSFYNAALDSLRANLPNAKLVVGNIPDVKAVPYFTTIGPKVAAALPTGVYARYQKGGNTGVAMDSSRFTEANAPFLTLTASTYAPYIGVASGKWYKDNKYPALPTGIDTTKQFGVHPQNPLPDALVLDAAEQVVAANAIASFNSTIAAAATKNNAALVDVNTIFNNIKANGITVGGVKYTTDFITGQLFSLDGVHPSSKGQGIVANEYIKALNKKFGFSISEVDVAALPGISVTPLAKYVPNSKMIIGDSYQSWKPFLSLWLN